GGCCCCATGTATTGCTTATCATATAAAGACAATCGACATGCGTTGGTACGTGGTTTTATTATGCTAGACCTAAACTAGGGATGAAACGTTATTCAGCCCACGGTGATGTTAAGAAGATCTTTGGTTTTTAATACGGCAAAATAACTACAATggtatactgtagtatgtagATTTCTACATGGCCCACTTGGCCCATAAGTTtcaggtttacagtcttgttcagggccaaggccttctcacacgactttacaacttaaccctggtcattggtaacttgtcacacctacacaccgaagtgtgcacaattcaatcattctctcctggggcaccacagtgcaccacaaccacgtgtccccgggGGAcatcccatagggtgcagccacaaaccggcgcaaacaactatatttacaagttagcTCGCAAGTCCCCTTTATACACCTgcgtgaagagaggcaatggagataaagcgccttgcccaaggacacgacgtaatgatctggccagggctcgaacctgtaatccctagatcacaagtccactgccttaaccacttgaccacaacgtcCTCCCATGGTACTATGTGATTACATAAAGCCGTAGCTAAATTAAACTTAAAGATATATTACACTCATCAGCAGTGGTGGTTAATAATTCATTTTCTGCTGAATTATTTTCTGACGTGAGACTGTTGTCTGATGACACTTGGTCCGTGGTCCCTCCCTCACCTGAGTGTGAAGCAAAATCGAACTAGATATAACATATCCTTCATGTAAAGACTAACACACCTTACAACTATATGTTTGCCTTGAGTTTGGCACAATCTGATAGTATGACACTGGACCGTTACAGAATCGAGAACAGATTATACAGATATGCTAGCAGTTATACACGTCAATTGATTATATAATGAAGCAGTAAACATGAATCTTCTTTCACGTATATCTATTAGTGTGGGATCAGAATGATTCGATAAGAGTAGTCGGTATAGTTTTATCGATGTAAGTCTCTTAGACGATTGACTTTTATCCAGTTACAATGGAATGTTACATGGCTTTCATCAGAGCAAGGTAAAACGTAGAATTCAACGAAAAAATACAGACCACAAAAACAACTCAAAGGACTTGAGGATTACTCAGTAATGAATAAATTGAAAGATGACAAACCTTTTATAAAGGAGAACGCGCTGACCAAACAAGCAGTTAGCAGTAAAATATGTTTGCTATTCATAGTCTCGTGTGGCTGATGAGAAAACAAACTTTTCGAAATGTATTTGACAATTTCCTCTCAGGTAATAATACTGAACTACCGCAGGTACTTGTCTACCTTATCTGAGATTAAAGGGAAAATTTCACGGTATATATAAGAGCGAACAATGACATtgcgttttttttcttttctgttgtattaaaattaaatgtgatCAGTTTCTCTAAGTAGATCAAAACATGAGTAAGCCTTAAACAATTTGAATACCTCGCTAACTTAAACCTGATTCTTGCAAATTGTTAAGAAACTGCAATACGAAGGACGTGGTGCTTTTTCATTCGATCTATTAGGATCTAATAATTATAAGTACAATGCAATGCATGTATAAAGTCAACCGCACACTGTCCGACTGAATGATATGCGACTTACCTCAACTCGGCCGTTGAAACGTACTAAGATAATCATGGAAAACCGAAAATAAACTGGTCAACGTGTTGCGTTTACCCGACTGTACGAGGGCGACCGCCTTGGGATGTAACAAATTTAACTTATTAAAGCACCGTGAATAACGTATGGAACATCAGTCGTCGTTAACAGAAAACAGCGCCGGAACAGCGCGGGAACAAATCAACTAAAATGGTAAGGAAACGTGCCGATTACTTACTTTGTCGATACCGGTCATCTTCAAATGTTGCAACGTATTATAGCAAACACGTCTTTCATCACCCGGAAATTATATGTTGTCTTCGTCGCTATATAATAACCTGAACGATGAAAAGGAAACTGTCATAAAGAGTTCAACAACCTTTCGATTTTTTTTGACAACTGTATTTAGTTAAGAAACACTTAAACGGTAATTCAAGATGTAATGTTCATCGTGGTCATGAGATGAcagttctgaaaaaaaaatacttaaaatgaAAGTTGTTGTCAAGTACGTAACTGTTTAACGAAGAAAGAAAACTAAAATCATAATTTTAAAAGTACCttgttaaatttgaattgaaagaGAAACACTGTCAACATTACCTGTAAATTGCAGGGATATCTCTGAAGACAAAAGATGTTAGCAATATTAAATATCCAAAAGGGATAGTTCAAATCAGCTGTCCTTTCGAAAACTGGGTCGTAAAAATTCCCTGATCATATAAACTGTAGCGgttgtgtacactgtgtagTCAGCAGAATAAACCGTTTGAAACTGACAGATGCATGATAGTAGACCTTCTGTTGTAAATAACACAACGTGTCAATGCATTCCTACATACAAATCTCCTTATCATACAGGTGTAGATTTACCTTGAAAGTGATTAAGGATAAAATTATGTACACGTAGTATATTTAAAACGTTTTTCACGTCACTGTTTGAGAGTCGGAAACTCTCTTGAGTtcataaaacatatatagttgGCAGAGTATCAAGTTTGAATAAGATGATGTTCGATGCATCTCATTGTTCGTCTTGTAAATGAGTTACTGTTAAGAATGCCTAAGCATGATAATGCGTTGATTAATGTATAACCATTGATCAAAGATTTAACAAAAAAGAACCATGTTTTAACATAACTTGGCAGCAAGCATTATTGGATTGATGTAATTGCCTAAGTTGGAAGTACTACTATTGCGTCTACCGACGCTAAACTTGAAACGGCGAGAAATGTCACCTTCACAGACACAGCATAAATAGAAACACAATGTATAGTATTAAAAGCATAACAACGTTTCACAAAGGGATTTACTCACCAACGTATTACTTAAAGTGACATTCAATGTACACAAGTTAACTATATTCTGTCGTGAAAGGAAAGTATTTAAAATAGTTTGAAGTATGATCTGATGAAGAATGGGTACAAACCACACGGTATGCTGTACAACGATAAAATGCTTTGGTTGTTTCCAAGTTGTCCAAACACAGGTTTGCACATTATGCCAGATATTGCATTACTACTTTCTTCTGTAATGAATATTGAGCCTGATATGGCCGATAAATATTAACTTGACACATTATCAGCATCGTTGCAGCAACATTTAATTCTGCATTTTGTTTATCCTGTAGTAGAAAACGTTTGTACGTTGAAAAGAAATGTTACAATTGTGAGGGAATATCGAGTGCCCTCATATAAACCTCATCAAATTCCTCGCGCATAgtgataacctttgacctgaaaCTGCTTCTTAGCATGTTGGTGTAACCAGAACAACCATCCCTATAGTTTAAGCATCTATAATCTTAGCACTGGTCTGTCTGTTGTTTACGACCCTCCACACACGCTATTTCGACTGCTGTTAGTAAGCTACGTTCATACACTTTCTCTTCGAGAATATCAAACGTTGCTGGGCGAGTTGAGCTTCAAAGATGCACTTCTAGCTCTGAAGGCCCTAAGTGTGGTCCACcgttctcttttgttttctgcaaattatatctaaaatattttagatatatatataatatattattatatatatatatataaatatatatatatacatatatatatatatatatatatatatatatatatatatatatatatatatatatatatatatcaatataaacataaacataagtgtgtttgtatgtataaaGGCCACTACCACAAACGGTTGAACGCAACGTGCCCTTtgagaaacaaaaagaaaaacattatgCTGTCGTAAGATTTCTCCTCGATGACAACTTGCCTATCAGATCCGCTTCATTTACTGAATGAAGTATTTGTATACACGTTAGTATGTTAGCAGTCAGCTATGAGAGACATTCCAGTTTGTGCGCGTTATATGTCCTGTTCTCAAGGAAAGAAACATGGAGCTTAAAAACTCAATCGAAAGGTTATTTTGTGAGCTGCTAGCTGCTTTCCTTGTTGGTCCAATTGCGCCGAATATGGTAAGTTGCTTACACAATTTGACGAGTTGAAAATCATTGTTGCGATGCGATGGAAACTGCTTATTCCACCGGtgatttgcaaaatatataattttctaATTTAAATTCCCATAGTTAGCCGTCGCGGATgcaggggtggggtgtgggatGTAACCCCACCATCTATTTTTGACCCAACACAAACACATAAAATAGTAATTAGCATAACTTGCATGTAGACCTGATTACAGCCTAAACCCACCGTTTCTTgtgtaaaatgttattatttcctGGTGGAATGAGGACCTCCCTACCGCCTTACACGGGGATCGGATTAAACTACTCCGGGCACACCCTCCTCTTAGACGCGTCGCTGTTTAAACACACATCAAATATGCTATACGCGTCATTTAAGAGCCGTGAAAGAGTATGTTTTCTATAGGAAATTAGGGGAATTGCGATAACATTGATCAAATTATTTTTACATTGATCGCTCGGTTGGACAGCAATATTTGTATATCGTATACGCGTCTTAACCGTATTTTATAAGCCCGTCACACTGTAGTTTACACATTAAAGAAGGTCCCATATTGTGATGCTCTACTGGTATACTAGTAAACAGAGTGAAAAACATATGGGACAACATATCATGTGTGTTGATCTACATAGTTAGGTTCACACAACATGCTTgagttggagggggggggggacagccTTTTGTTGCAATAATTATGTCATGAATGTTTCAAGATCAATTCCTGCGACCCGTTAAAGAAAATGTATGGAGATATCTTAGTTCAACAGTCGTCTGTTGTAGCTCAGTCTGTAAATCTGTGATGCCATAACGCCAATAGGATGTGAAACATTTCCCgctgtttttcatttcataattcATGGTAGACGTAAACAGTGTAGTCCCTGAAAGCAATACAATCATTAGGTTGTATTTTGAGCTCCTTATGGTAGATTTCGCAATTGCAttagagaaaagaaacattttaataaacaaaGACAAACTTTGAAGGCACATGTGCCCCATTGATAAAATTTGATTTCATCGTCTTCAACATTGTGTGTGAAGATGTACTAagtctgtgatatctcccaaatagaTTAAGATCTCTCTTAGTTACTTGGGAAGATTTTTTTATGACAGTTATCGCTATCACACAGTCTactaatgatggttgggttagTTTCTCATTACATTAATATTCGATTTATCTCTATTCTTGTTGAAACTAGTGTTAGAAATCCTTGGCTTATTTAGTATGGATGTTGTTGGCCAACAACATTCAGGATAACAAAATGTGTTCCACAGCGACACAAGAGACAACAGCAGAAGCCGAGCCTACATGTCAGTAATTGAATTAAGTTTAGTTTACAATACACTTTAATTGTAATTCATAGGTAACAAAGTCCTGGAGCATACTGCAATGTTGTAAAAGCTTATATGAAACGACCACGAAATTTTACATATTATACGATATTTTAAAGACAGGTTATTTTTGTAATATCATTTAAATTCAATTCactgtctttatttgtttaatttatccCCAATGTGACGGCCAATTGTTATACAATGAAATGAACCATGAGTATCTTACTAaaaataaacacttatatttcatttatttttatcggaAGATCGCCGCGACCAGCTACGATACTACACTTTCATTGAGTAAGTTCTTAATCTCTTCAGCAATATCCAACTAAATTACCCTACATTGTGACAATCATTAAGATAATATTCCTTCTCAACTCATCATGCTTTACCACTCCTGTTCATAATTTAATAACCAGTACTATAATTTCACATACAATAACAATACAATGGCTTATATTGTCTTAAATTTAACTTTCCTTCTGAGCAGGCAAAAGCATATTTGACCTCCTTCAACAACCTCTGTATCCGAGGGATTGTAATGAAGCCTTCACCATGTTCGCTACATGCAGTACGGGCTCTGGTGTCTACCAGATCAAGCCCGATGGGTATGTAGAACCATTTGAGGTGTACTGCGAAGATGATTTAGAAAATGTGGTTTGGACGGTACGTATTAGATTCTATCACGCTTTATGAAACATATACAAGGGAAATAAAGACACAAACGACGTCAGGTAAAATAAGTACAACTCTAATGTTAAGATACAATGacccatgggcgcagatcagtgtTGGATGATGGTTGTGACGCGTGTccgttctctgatactatctaagcgcagCGCGAcgatgggttcgcgcgtagcgtacaataaatattttggcaaatatacaACCCATATCgtcggaaataacacttcccagacccagtgttgctcccaaacctccttaagttttagatatcatggcttagaaattaaCTTTGGCGTCTGCAGAGAGAAAAtcagggacaaataatccaattAGACTTTTGTTTACGATGAGcctgggtctggggtcctctcccagaaaacaatcaTAGACAGTCCTagatttaacaactgtggataaatataataaaatgagaactgctgcaaggcatttgcacaatgctggataaACCTGTGCCAAAGTTCAATAAAGGGAAAATttaaatgcagcgtttggtcaagacaaattggtgagGACACGGTATAtaatgtccccaccactgaaaaagttggtggggacgcgtcccgcggtccccaccaggatctgcgcccatacAATGACCTATGGTTgcaaaaaatgcattttttatTACAGGTGTCAGGTGTTGGAAAGGCACTTGGGCGGATATGTTGGATTGTTAGATCCTGGTAAAACTATAAAAATCGACGTCTAGTAAACATGAGTACAACTTTATTGCGATTGGTTTCTTTCGCATTTTGACTAATCGTTTGCTCAGATTTACTGTGTTAACCAGTTATCAATTCGTTCTAATTTTTCGTTAAAATAAAATGACCTATTGTTGAAAACAATGCATTCTTTTGTACGGTTTCAGGTCCTAGAAAGGCGCTTGGACGGATCTGTTGGATTTAATCGAACCTGGTTGGACTATAAAAATGGTTTTGGTTTCTATGGTAGTGAATTTTGGCTCGGACTTGACAAAATAGCGTATATAACGAACCAAAGAAATTATCAGCTTCGAGTGGAATTTTCTACAGAGTCGAATATTACATATAAGCTGCACTATGACTACTTTAGGATCACAGACGAATGGGGAAACTACACATTATCAACTATCGAGTTACACACCTCAAACCAAAGTAAGTGCACTTCACTAATATGCCTCGCGATGGTAAGAAATATTTGCTGAGAAGTAGTATCAAATAATATTGAGTTTGCATGTTCCCTGGAACCGTCTAGCGATACAGATAGTAATATTACAAGTGATATGTAAAAACGAAGCTATAACTAAGACTCAACTTGCTGACGCAATTTTGATTGTATATAGTCTACTAGATCTGGTGTACAATTAAAATGTCTTacttaaattaataaaaacacagATAATTAATCTTTAGTTTGTTCTTGCTCTTTCTCAATTCATGGAAATTAGTATCCTTCTGTGAAGAGAATTGTACTTTGGTAGACGGTGATGACAAACTGAATCAATATAACAATACAATTCTtatttttcatgttcaaaaagaGGGTGAATGTTGTAGgaattttgtatattttgcgaTATCTGCTTATCGAGTACAACTAAATCAATATGCAATTATACGGGTTAACATTAGCAACTGATAACATCTGTTAAATAACATTGTGCACATTGACGTTTATTCATATCGTATTTCAGTCGAATATGTTTACCGTCTTAGTAATTGTTACGATCGCAATAAAGATTCATGGTTGTACCAATCAAAAGATATCattataaaatgatgatgatattctCCTCAAATTGCAGTCACTCCGCAGTTGATTATattaaacaaacagaaacaaactaATTTGTAAACTTAAAACTGTTGGTGGCTAATATTTACTCCTTTATGGAATAATGCTTTTGGAATGAAGATACTTCACTATCAAATGATCATAGTTATAACCTTCACTTcttaatgaaaaaaatcaaggaaaagtaatgataataattaaatCAACCACGTGAATTATGTCACTTGTCTGGTTTTAATACCCTCTGCTTTCATTGATCCTTTTACATTTGTGATCGTGTTCACATGTTCTAACAGTTCGACTTGTTAATGGCACCACTCACGTGGAAGGACGTGTCGAGATTCACCATAATGGTCAATGGGGTACTGTTTGTGGTAAATATTGGGATGACAATGACGCGTCGGTGGCTTGTCGTCAACTTGGTTATAGTGATACTGGGAGAGCAACAGGTAACGCTAACTATGGTGAAGGGACAGGCCCAATATGGCTGGAAAACATTGCTTGTTCCGGAGGAGAGGGCAGTATCGATCACTGCGGTAACTCTGGATGGGGACAACATAATTGTGGACATAACTTGGATGCTGGAATGCGTTGTATAACAGGTACAATTGTCTCAATTATGTTATACGTACTAGCTTTGTCATAGACATATATAAATTACTGAATCGTGTTACATACATATTGGGTATtacattatataaatataaatatatgtttgatctctagagtaaggcaaaatatgtcaccaaaaacagaactagtattgttcgatacaggtgacaaacgcctacagtggaatgacgaccttccttaccggtttcgaacctccgGACATACAATTAGCTCCATAGCTTAGTGGTtaggtgtccgcgtacagagcgggaggccctcgttcgaatcccggtggaggctggaagtttttcactgttcttgattttccaactcattacgattttcaattatataaatatatatatatatatatatatatagaacattggtactttttaagaaaaaatcgCCCAGGGAAagacctgggcacgaaaaccagactaccgaacgactgatccgctctcaaccccagtccagTTGCATTGGGACTGttactgtgtgatcatcgtcgggtgtgcatcaccattcccctcgaaaagggaacagatactacacatgatcttagccaaaaggccgagaacaattataaaaaagaagtaagccTAAAGACCATTGATAACATTATACATTTACTTTCATGGTTATTTTAGGATAAAGATGCCCCCGCTCCtgctaataataatttcaatctGTTTAGAAAATATCCGTGTGTTAAATATTGCGAGAACTGTACACTGTTTGGAACTTatagaccaactatggagacaaaaaaaaattgggggattttccattaatttgggagtttacatacccataatcaacatgtgtaaacaataatcttcgaaaacctactataagccatcaaaaaacgaccacgaaaatggacattttgggtagtcacgtgtcATTTatctctggaatgtctgaaaacagagattgacccaaaggagcctctggtcaccgtgtgacgttaTTGTTGgaataccgcgaaaatcaaacgctgaaataggcactgtttatacacagatcGCGAataattgtactgtatttgacttccaatttcgagcgtttgaaaagctgttatcTTTAAAACAGGAACACATACAGataaacaactagttttaagacaattttaagcagaaaaCTTAGTAAAAtgggttattttattagcaaaatttccactcaaatggaggcatcgttTACAcagcggagcgtcaataggtaCGTACGGTATACTGTAGACAATGCAAGCAGCTTgccgattccgtaatacaatttgatcgcaagataccgcaaactgaacagaagaatagacctaaaagatgcctcatgcgtgatatgtgacgggaaaatggcttacgttactgtcGACGAATTACAAAAAAGACAATAAACAAAATCGAACAACTAtacgagaagacgctgacccgaatcgaccagggtagcatgTACATGACTtagcttcagctgaacatagtacttactcgttttaatatccaaaagtaaaaacacagaaaaagcaTCCTttcaataaaacaaatttagcagtgaatatccaaatccacgtttctcgttcaatcctgggcgaaatcctaccgtgactctgtgtgattccatagagttaggtctagttgaaacaggccttgactaGTAACATCCCActatcacaagacagtcactaacgaaataaaacgtccgatcgctacatagaaccgtttttattaaactccttggaccatgcagatgccggaataaacataacggacaatataacacatgtatcacgaactcacgatactggaatacaacaaatgaaatagataaatgcgatgaaatcctaacataactatttacacatgctgtgagttGTACCTCACTACATGTACTATCAATGCTACCCTAGGCAcggtatatacacggtcatctcttacagtaaatattatactgtcaattgcgtgatataatgttacatgtaaggacgtccagggcgtgtttacgagGAGACTTGAAAAGGttaatttcacattagctatgtccgacacAGCTGTCGACAGTATACAAGttttcgcagaatgagacatttgcagcatacaccaAGCCAGGGTCATgtatgtggactcatgggcatgagatactccgggtgctgaaaaatctttccgcgtggatctcacaaaattgatccaagtctacggcgttttacgtcggttcttctACTCGGAAAGctaaaaagctgatgcttttgttggctgaggtataactgcaacctccaacaataCAGAATCGTGGCTTTCCGGGAAAacaaggagtaatatcgttgatgtatttggcagctcaagtatacaactttacacactaaaagtattgttgtgagtgaggtataccaacggtgacgtcacatggtcacctgatgtcttaggaatgtttcaggaatgtctgaaataggtttcctAAAAAgttgacttttcttcccatgtTTCACGTATTTAatgtccgaaattggtaaagttaactACAACAATGtgattggagtgagttaaggattacatacatgcaaaatggtgggattttatgttcatcgaaaagtctccatagttggtctttaaggcAAGAGCACTCGACAATTTTTTGGTGAAGACAGCAGATCAAATAGAGAACGTTTGGAATACTAATTCTGTTTCACTCATATCAACCATGACATTACTCATATTCTAGTTACTAGTGAACCTGGGTCAAGTAATGAGGGTACCTCGCTTCCGGTTGACGCCACATCATACACCACGATCCGTACAAACTGCCTTACGAGTCATGGCAGTGTTATTCAGGTAAGCGTTAGGAACAGCTGTATTTCGATAATGTTTCGATATAATTCAAATATTAACTTATAGCTTTGTTGTAtaagtcaagtttcattttaagaATGATAGAAGAGTCCAACCTATTGGAAGTTTCAGTCCACTGTTGCGTTTTACACGTGAGTAATACACATtcgaaaaatatattaaaaaaatgctgGGAGCCAGATGGAATCATGAGATATTTGTTCATTAACCTTCATTTTCATGTTCTGATTATACACTTGTTGACAATATATGACAGTTTGTAGTTTGAAGTTGGTTGTAAAATGGACttgaatttattttgtaacatcGGAGATATAATTAAATTTGCATACAAGTGTATACCGCTTTACTGTATTTCTCTTTGCCGGTACATGGCAGAAGACATGGTATATTGCATACAGTGATTCACAGATCCAtaattatatgtttttttttctattaaatttttattttcctgttagTTTTCTTAAGTTCATTATTTGATTTGAAACCTTCTGTTGACATGATTTCTCTTTTGATTCAGAATGGTTCATTTCTCGTGAATGAAGGTTGTACAAGGATTTCCACCTGTGATAATGGAGTAATGAATGACAACGACCTATACCAGTGTAGCTCTGATGCGGTTTGTGAAGTCCGTAACGATGTACGCAAATGTTACTGCCTGAGTGGTTACCAAGGTAACGGAGTGAATTGTACAAAACACATGACCGACTGTAAGGATTGGTACAATGCTGGAAACACTACTAATAGTATTTATACTATCATACCAACTAACTCGAATGGATCATCATTTGATGTTTCctgtaatatgactgacggaggaggatggacggtatgtctatagtatgacatcctatagtatagacgatatatagtatatgtataatatgactgacggagtaggatggacggtaagtctagtatgacatcctatagtatagacgatatatagtataatatcaCCCAAgactgtacaattcggttcggctgataatatgactgacggaagAGGATGGGCGGTTAGTCTATAGTATGACATTCTATAGTAtatacgatatattgtatatgtataatatgactgacggaggaggatggacggtaagtctagtatgacatcctatagtatagacgacatatagtatatgtataatatgactgacggaggaggatggactgTAAGTCTGTAGTATGACATCTTAttgtatagacgatatattgtatatgtataatatgactgacggaggaggatggacggtaagtctatagTATGACATCATGGCATGCGCATCATTAAGGTTGTGGGCCTTTTGACCATATTAAGTCATAGCTCACGTAGGAATCACATCTATTTTGTCATTTGATATACAACAATAGGCCAGATGCAGTTTTTACCTCTTGGAGTTTCACCTCTGACCTTGGGCGCTATGATGAATGTCTTTTCTTTCCCGGATTGAGAATGGGGAGAAGTTGCTGATatctttagtttagacaaccaCATGCATGTAATTTATTTGCTCGCCACAATATTTGAGAATAAATAACATCTCGTTTTAATGATACTGGTATAACAGTGTTAGAATGATATTTCTCTCTCCCCATCACTCAGGTATTCCAACGTCGCGTTGATGGTTCTGTTGATTTCAATCGTAACTGGATCAGCTACAAAGAAGGCTTTGGTGAGCTGGATCATGAGTTCTGGTTGGGAAATGATAAGCTGTATTACCTCACCAATCAAGGCAATTATCAACTCCGGGTTGATTTCGTGACCATAAATGGTAATCCACTCTATGCTAAATTTGACCGGTTCCGTATCAACAATGAAAGTGACA
This window of the Apostichopus japonicus isolate 1M-3 chromosome 9, ASM3797524v1, whole genome shotgun sequence genome carries:
- the LOC139973120 gene encoding uncharacterized protein translates to MFATCSTGSGVYQIKPDGYVEPFEVYCEDDLENVVWTVLERRLDGSVGFNRTWLDYKNGFGFYGSEFWLGLDKIAYITNQRNYQLRVEFSTESNITYKLHYDYFRITDEWGNYTLSTIELHTSNQIRLVNGTTHVEGRVEIHHNGQWGTVCGKYWDDNDASVACRQLGYSDTGRATGNANYGEGTGPIWLENIACSGGEGSIDHCGNSGWGQHNCGHNLDAGMRCITVTSEPGSSNEGTSLPVDATSYTTIRTNCLTSHGSVIQNGSFLVNEGCTRISTCDNGVMNDNDLYQCSSDAVCEVRNDVRKCYCLSGYQGNGVNCTKHMTDCKDWYNAGNTTNSIYTIIPTNSNGSSFDVSCNMTDGGGWTVFQRRVDGSVDFNRNWISYKEGFGELDHEFWLGNDKLYYLTNQGNYQLRVDFVTINGNPLYAKFDRFRINNESDNYRLSRLGEYSGNAGDGGSLRSRLKLSFSTSDMNNGECSYGYHCGWWFRGCQRGCLNGDYHAALNARSGISWYTPSGPYYNIKYTEMKIRHV